One Pseudomonas lalucatii genomic window carries:
- a CDS encoding TRZ/ATZ family hydrolase, giving the protein MSAAPLDLLLLPTWLVPVEPAGVVLHDHGLGIRDGRIALLAPRAEALKHPALEVRELPGRLLTPGLVNAHGHAAMTLFRGLADDLPLMTWLQQHIWPAEAKWVDEDFIRDGTELAIAEQLKGGITCFSDMYFFPAAASELVHKSGIRAQITVPVLDFPIPGARDADEALRKGLELFDDLKHHPRLTVAFGPHAPYTVSDDKLENIRMLAEELDAGIHMHVQETAFEVQQSLEQHGVRPLARLARLGLLGPRFQAVHMTQVDDDDLALLADSNSSVIHCPESNLKLASGFCPVERLWQAGINVAIGTDGAASNNDLDLLGETRTAALLAKAVAGSATALDAHRALRMATLNGARALGLEAQIGSLEIGKSADLTAFDLSGLAQQPVYDPVSQLIYASGRSCVEHLWVAGKPLLESGRLTRLDEQRITANARAWGARIAGQA; this is encoded by the coding sequence ATGTCCGCTGCCCCCCTCGACCTTCTCCTGCTCCCCACCTGGCTGGTGCCGGTGGAACCGGCCGGCGTGGTGCTGCACGATCACGGCCTGGGCATCCGCGACGGCCGCATCGCCCTGCTCGCCCCCCGCGCCGAGGCGCTCAAGCACCCCGCCCTGGAAGTCCGCGAGCTGCCGGGCCGGCTGCTGACGCCGGGCCTGGTCAACGCCCACGGCCATGCCGCCATGACCCTGTTCCGCGGCCTGGCCGACGACCTGCCGCTGATGACCTGGCTGCAGCAGCATATCTGGCCCGCCGAGGCCAAGTGGGTGGACGAGGACTTCATCCGCGACGGCACCGAACTGGCCATCGCCGAACAGCTCAAGGGCGGCATCACCTGCTTCTCCGACATGTATTTCTTTCCCGCGGCCGCCAGCGAACTGGTACACAAGAGCGGTATCCGCGCGCAGATCACCGTCCCGGTGCTGGACTTCCCCATCCCCGGCGCCCGCGATGCCGACGAGGCCCTGCGCAAGGGCCTGGAGCTGTTCGACGACCTCAAGCATCACCCGCGCCTGACGGTGGCCTTCGGCCCCCACGCCCCCTACACGGTCAGCGACGACAAGCTGGAGAACATCCGCATGCTCGCCGAGGAGCTGGATGCCGGCATCCACATGCACGTACAGGAAACCGCCTTCGAGGTGCAGCAGAGCCTCGAACAGCACGGCGTACGCCCCCTGGCGCGCCTGGCGCGCCTCGGCCTGCTCGGCCCGCGTTTCCAGGCCGTGCACATGACCCAGGTCGACGACGACGACCTGGCCCTGCTGGCGGACAGCAACAGCAGCGTGATCCACTGCCCCGAGTCCAACCTCAAGCTGGCCAGCGGCTTCTGCCCGGTGGAGCGGCTCTGGCAGGCCGGCATCAACGTCGCCATCGGCACCGACGGCGCGGCCAGCAACAACGACCTGGACCTGCTCGGCGAGACCCGCACCGCGGCCCTGCTGGCCAAGGCCGTGGCCGGCTCGGCCACGGCCCTGGATGCCCACCGTGCCCTGCGCATGGCCACCCTCAACGGCGCCCGCGCCCTCGGCCTGGAGGCGCAGATCGGCTCGCTGGAGATCGGCAAGAGCGCCGACCTGACGGCCTTCGACCTCTCCGGCCTGGCCCAGCAGCCGGTCTACGACCCGGTCTCGCAACTGATCTACGCCAGCGGCCGCAGCTGCGTCGAGCACCTCTGGGTGGCCGGCAAGCCGCTGCTCGAGAGCGGCCGCCTGACCCGCCTGGACGAACAGCGGATCACCGCCAACGCCCGCGCCTGGGGCGCCCGAATAGCCGGCCAGGCCTAG
- the pheA gene encoding prephenate dehydratase, with protein MSEQELQALRLRIDSLDEKILELISDRARCAEEVARVKMKALPEGEKPVFYRPEREAQVLKRIMERNKGPLDNEEMARLFREIMSSCLALENPLKVAYLGPEGTFSQAAAMKHFGHAVISVPMAAIDEVFREVAAGAVNFGVVPVENSTEGAINHTLDSFLEHDMVICGEVELRIHHHLLVGETTKTDKITRIYSHAQSLAQCRKWLDAHYPNVERVAVSSNADAAKRVKSEWNSAAIAGDMAASLYGLTKLAEKIEDRPDNSTRFLIIGSQEVPPTGDDKTSVIVSMRNKPGALHELLVPFHNNGIDLTRIETRPSRSGKWTYVFFIDFVGHHRDPLIKDVLEKINQEAVALKVLGSYPKAVL; from the coding sequence ATGTCCGAGCAGGAACTGCAGGCCCTGCGCCTGCGCATCGACAGTCTCGACGAGAAGATCCTCGAGCTGATCAGCGATCGCGCGCGCTGCGCCGAAGAGGTGGCGCGGGTCAAGATGAAGGCCCTGCCCGAAGGCGAGAAGCCGGTGTTCTACCGCCCCGAGCGCGAGGCCCAGGTGCTCAAGCGCATCATGGAGCGCAACAAGGGCCCGCTGGACAACGAGGAGATGGCGCGGCTGTTCCGCGAGATCATGTCCTCCTGCCTGGCCCTGGAGAACCCGCTCAAGGTCGCCTACCTCGGCCCCGAGGGCACCTTCTCCCAGGCGGCGGCCATGAAGCACTTCGGCCACGCGGTGATCAGCGTGCCGATGGCGGCGATCGACGAGGTGTTCCGCGAGGTGGCCGCCGGCGCAGTCAACTTCGGCGTGGTGCCGGTGGAAAACTCCACCGAGGGGGCGATCAACCACACCCTGGACAGCTTCCTCGAGCACGACATGGTGATCTGCGGCGAGGTCGAGCTGCGCATCCATCACCACCTGCTGGTGGGCGAGACCACCAAGACCGACAAGATCACCCGCATCTACTCCCATGCCCAGTCCCTGGCCCAGTGCCGCAAGTGGCTGGATGCGCACTACCCGAACGTCGAGCGCGTCGCCGTGTCGAGCAATGCCGATGCGGCCAAGCGGGTGAAGAGCGAGTGGAACTCGGCGGCGATCGCCGGCGACATGGCGGCCAGCCTCTATGGCCTGACCAAGTTGGCGGAGAAGATCGAGGACCGTCCGGACAATTCCACGCGGTTCTTGATCATCGGCAGCCAGGAAGTGCCGCCGACCGGCGACGACAAGACCTCGGTCATCGTCTCCATGCGCAACAAGCCGGGCGCACTGCACGAGCTGCTGGTGCCGTTCCACAACAACGGCATCGACCTGACCCGCATCGAGACCCGGCCGTCGCGCAGCGGCAAGTGGACCTACGTGTTCTTCATCGACTTCGTCGGCCATCACCGCGACCCGCTGATCAAGGACGTGCTGGAGAAGATCAACCAGGAGGCCGTGGCGCTGAAGGTGCTCGGCTCCTACCCCAAGGCGGTGTTGTAG
- a CDS encoding bifunctional prephenate dehydrogenase/3-phosphoshikimate 1-carboxyvinyltransferase, which yields MSEVKAGAVIRAPAATPVIGRLVVVGLGLIGGSFAKGLRERGLCREVVGVDLDPESRRLAVELGVVDRCEESLAAACAGAEVIQLAVPILAMEKLLGQLAELDLGDAVLTDVGSAKGSVVRAARRVFEGLPARFVPGHPIAGSEQSGVEAANGELFRRHKVILTPLAETEPQALGLVDRLWRELGADVEHMQVEHHDQVLAATSHLPHLLAFGLVDSLAKRSENLEIFRYAAGGFRDFTRIAGSDPVMWHDIFLANREAVLRTLDVFRDDLDALRDAVDAGDGHQLLGVFTRARVAREHFSKILARRAYVDAMHSNDLIFLANPGGKLSGRIRVPGDKSISHRSIMLGSLAEGTTEVEGFLEGEDALATLQAFRDMGVVIEGPHHGRVTIHGVGLHGLQAPPGPIYLGNSGTSMRLLAGLLAAQPFDTTLTGDASLSKRPMNRVAKPLREMGAEIETAAEGRPPMTIRGGRRLGGMTYQMPMASAQVKSCLLLAGLYAANSTTVIEPAPTRDHTERMLQGFGYPVTVEGSSATVESGHKLVATRIEVPADISSAAFFLVAGSIAEDSELVLEHVGINPTRTGVIDILKLMGGDISLENQREVGGEPVADIRVRSARLKGIDIPEDLVPLAIDEFPVLFVAASCAEGRTVLRGAEELRVKESDRIQVMADGLQALGVKAEPTPDGIVIDGGAIGGGEVYSHGDHRIAMSFSVASLRAGAPIRIHDCANVATSFPNFLALAAQVGIRVAEEGKS from the coding sequence GTGAGCGAGGTCAAGGCTGGCGCCGTTATCCGGGCTCCTGCGGCGACCCCGGTGATCGGCCGCCTGGTGGTGGTCGGCCTCGGCCTGATCGGCGGCTCCTTCGCCAAGGGGCTGCGCGAGCGGGGCCTGTGCCGCGAGGTGGTGGGCGTCGATCTGGATCCGGAGTCGCGGCGCCTGGCCGTCGAGCTGGGCGTGGTCGACCGCTGCGAGGAGAGCCTGGCGGCCGCCTGCGCGGGGGCCGAGGTGATCCAGTTGGCGGTGCCCATTCTCGCCATGGAGAAACTGCTCGGCCAGCTGGCCGAACTCGACCTCGGCGACGCCGTGCTCACCGACGTCGGCAGCGCCAAGGGCAGCGTGGTGCGCGCCGCGCGACGGGTCTTCGAGGGACTGCCGGCGCGCTTCGTGCCGGGTCATCCGATCGCCGGCTCCGAGCAGAGCGGGGTCGAGGCGGCCAACGGCGAGCTGTTCCGCCGCCACAAGGTGATACTCACGCCGCTGGCCGAGACCGAGCCGCAGGCGCTGGGCCTGGTGGATCGCCTCTGGCGCGAGCTGGGCGCGGACGTCGAGCATATGCAGGTCGAGCACCATGACCAGGTCCTCGCCGCCACCAGTCACCTGCCGCACCTGCTGGCCTTCGGTCTGGTCGACTCCCTGGCCAAGCGCAGCGAGAATCTAGAAATCTTCCGTTATGCCGCCGGCGGCTTCCGCGATTTCACGCGGATCGCCGGCAGCGACCCGGTGATGTGGCACGACATCTTCCTCGCCAACCGCGAGGCCGTGCTGCGCACCCTCGACGTATTTCGCGACGACCTCGACGCCTTGCGCGACGCGGTCGACGCTGGGGACGGGCATCAACTGCTGGGCGTGTTCACCCGCGCCCGGGTGGCCCGCGAGCATTTCAGCAAAATTCTGGCCCGCAGGGCCTATGTGGACGCTATGCACTCGAACGATCTGATTTTCCTGGCTAACCCCGGTGGCAAACTGTCCGGACGGATTCGCGTTCCCGGCGACAAATCCATCTCCCACCGCTCGATCATGCTCGGCTCCCTGGCCGAAGGCACCACCGAGGTGGAGGGCTTTCTCGAGGGCGAAGATGCCCTGGCGACCCTGCAGGCCTTCCGTGACATGGGCGTGGTGATCGAAGGGCCGCATCACGGCCGCGTGACCATCCACGGTGTCGGCCTGCACGGCCTGCAGGCGCCGCCGGGGCCCATCTACCTGGGCAATTCCGGCACCTCCATGCGCCTGCTCGCCGGTCTGCTCGCCGCGCAGCCCTTCGACACCACCCTGACCGGCGACGCCTCGCTGTCCAAGCGGCCGATGAACCGCGTGGCCAAGCCGTTGCGCGAGATGGGCGCGGAGATCGAGACCGCCGCCGAGGGGCGCCCGCCCATGACCATCCGCGGCGGTCGCCGCCTGGGTGGCATGACCTACCAGATGCCCATGGCCAGCGCCCAGGTGAAGTCCTGCCTGCTGCTCGCCGGACTCTACGCGGCGAACTCCACCACGGTGATCGAGCCGGCGCCGACCCGCGATCACACCGAGCGCATGCTGCAGGGCTTCGGCTACCCGGTGACGGTCGAGGGCAGCAGCGCGACAGTCGAGTCCGGGCACAAGCTGGTGGCCACCCGCATCGAGGTGCCGGCGGATATCTCCTCGGCGGCCTTCTTCCTGGTGGCCGGCAGCATCGCCGAGGATTCCGAGCTGGTCCTGGAGCACGTCGGCATCAACCCGACCCGCACCGGGGTGATCGACATCCTCAAGCTGATGGGTGGCGATATCAGCCTGGAGAACCAGCGCGAGGTCGGCGGCGAGCCGGTGGCCGACATCCGCGTGCGTTCGGCCAGGCTCAAGGGCATCGACATCCCGGAAGACCTGGTGCCGCTGGCCATCGACGAGTTTCCCGTGCTGTTCGTCGCCGCGTCCTGCGCCGAGGGCCGCACCGTGCTGCGTGGCGCCGAGGAGCTGCGGGTCAAGGAGTCCGACCGTATCCAGGTGATGGCCGACGGCCTGCAGGCGCTGGGGGTCAAGGCGGAGCCGACGCCGGACGGCATCGTCATCGACGGCGGCGCGATCGGCGGGGGCGAGGTCTACAGCCACGGCGACCACCGCATCGCCATGTCCTTCAGCGTGGCCTCGCTGCGTGCCGGCGCGCCGATCCGCATCCATGACTGCGCCAATGTCGCGACCTCCTTCCCGAACTTCCTCGCGCTCGCCGCGCAGGTGGGTATCCGCGTCGCCGAGGAGGGCAAGTCATGA
- the serC gene encoding 3-phosphoserine/phosphohydroxythreonine transaminase, translated as MSKRAFNFCAGPAALPEAVLQRAQAELLDWQGKGLSVMEMSHRSDEYMGIAAKAEQDLRDLLAIPSNYRVLFLQGGASQQFAEIPLNLLPEDGVADYIDTGIWSKKAIEEARRFGNIKVAASAKGYDYFAIPGQNEWQLSKDAAYLHYTPNETIGGLEFDWIPEVGEVPLVADMSSDILSREIDVSRFGLIYAGAQKNIGPSGLVVVIVREDLLGRARSACPTMLNYQVAADNGSMYNTPATFSWYLSGLVFEWLKEQGGVEAMEQRNRAKKDLLYGAIDASELYSNPIATNARSWMNVPFRLADERLDQPFLVGAEARGLLNLKGHRSVGGMRASIYNAVGLDAVQALVAYMAEFEKERG; from the coding sequence GTGAGCAAGCGAGCCTTTAACTTTTGCGCCGGCCCGGCCGCGCTTCCCGAAGCTGTACTGCAACGCGCCCAGGCCGAGCTCCTCGACTGGCAGGGCAAGGGCCTGTCGGTGATGGAGATGAGCCATCGCAGCGACGAGTACATGGGCATAGCCGCCAAGGCCGAGCAGGACCTGCGCGACCTGCTCGCCATTCCCTCGAACTACAGGGTGTTGTTCCTCCAGGGCGGCGCCAGCCAGCAGTTCGCCGAGATCCCCCTGAACCTGCTGCCGGAAGACGGCGTGGCCGACTACATCGACACCGGCATCTGGTCGAAGAAGGCCATCGAGGAGGCGCGGCGCTTCGGCAACATCAAGGTCGCCGCCAGCGCCAAGGGCTACGACTACTTCGCTATCCCCGGGCAGAACGAGTGGCAGCTGTCGAAAGACGCCGCCTACCTGCACTACACACCGAACGAGACCATCGGCGGCCTGGAGTTCGACTGGATTCCCGAGGTCGGCGAGGTGCCGCTGGTGGCGGACATGTCCTCGGATATCCTCTCGCGTGAGATCGACGTGTCGAGGTTCGGCCTGATCTACGCCGGGGCGCAGAAGAACATCGGCCCCAGCGGCCTGGTGGTGGTGATAGTGCGCGAGGACCTGCTCGGCCGTGCCCGCAGCGCCTGTCCGACCATGCTCAACTACCAGGTCGCCGCCGACAACGGCTCGATGTACAACACCCCGGCGACCTTCTCCTGGTACCTGTCCGGCCTGGTCTTCGAGTGGCTCAAGGAGCAGGGCGGCGTCGAGGCCATGGAGCAGCGCAATCGTGCCAAGAAGGACCTGCTCTACGGCGCCATCGACGCCAGCGAGCTGTACAGCAACCCGATCGCCACGAACGCCCGTTCCTGGATGAACGTGCCGTTCCGCCTGGCCGACGAGCGCCTGGACCAGCCCTTCCTGGTGGGCGCCGAGGCCCGCGGCCTGCTCAATCTCAAGGGCCATCGCTCGGTCGGTGGCATGCGCGCCTCCATCTATAACGCCGTGGGGCTCGACGCGGTGCAGGCGCTGGTGGCCTATATGGCAGAGTTCGAGAAGGAGCGCGGCTGA
- the mtnA gene encoding S-methyl-5-thioribose-1-phosphate isomerase — protein sequence MREQLLAAEKVKAIEWRDGALHLLDQRVLPLEEVWHAYTTAAEVAEAIRAMVVRGAPAIGISAAYGLVLGARARLAAGGDWKAALEEDFQVLADSRPTAVNLFWALNRMRERLERLKVEEDPLLALEAEALGIHQSDREANLTMAQLGVELIRKHQGNLQNLLTHCNTGALATGGFGTALGVIRAAHLDGLVERVYADETRPWLQGSRLTAWELANEGVPVSLNADSAAAHLMKTKGITWVIVGADRITANGDVANKIGTYQLAVNAMHHGVRFMVVAPSSTIDMALESGDDIPIEERDGRELLEVGGRPVAAGVAAVNPVFDVTPADLIDFIVTEKGVVERPDAAKMAQLMCRKRLH from the coding sequence ATGCGCGAGCAATTGCTGGCGGCCGAGAAGGTCAAGGCTATCGAGTGGCGCGACGGCGCGCTGCATCTGCTCGATCAGCGTGTGCTGCCGCTCGAGGAGGTCTGGCACGCCTATACCACGGCTGCCGAGGTGGCCGAGGCGATTCGGGCGATGGTGGTGCGCGGCGCGCCGGCCATCGGCATCAGCGCCGCCTACGGCCTGGTGTTGGGCGCCCGGGCGCGGCTGGCGGCGGGGGGCGACTGGAAGGCAGCGCTGGAAGAGGATTTCCAGGTGCTGGCCGACTCGCGGCCGACCGCGGTCAATCTGTTCTGGGCGCTCAATCGCATGCGCGAGCGACTGGAGCGTCTGAAGGTGGAGGAGGATCCGCTGCTGGCGCTGGAGGCCGAGGCGCTCGGCATTCACCAGAGCGACCGCGAGGCCAACCTGACCATGGCCCAGCTCGGCGTCGAGCTGATTCGCAAGCATCAGGGCAATCTGCAGAACCTGTTGACCCACTGCAATACCGGGGCCCTGGCCACCGGTGGCTTCGGCACCGCCTTGGGGGTGATCCGCGCCGCCCATCTCGATGGCCTGGTCGAGCGGGTCTATGCCGACGAGACCCGGCCCTGGCTGCAGGGCTCGCGCCTGACCGCCTGGGAGCTGGCCAACGAGGGGGTGCCGGTGAGCCTGAACGCCGACTCGGCGGCCGCCCATCTGATGAAGACCAAGGGCATCACCTGGGTCATAGTCGGGGCCGACCGCATCACCGCCAACGGCGACGTGGCCAACAAGATCGGCACCTACCAGCTGGCGGTCAATGCCATGCACCACGGCGTGCGCTTCATGGTGGTGGCGCCCAGCTCGACCATCGACATGGCTCTGGAGAGCGGCGACGACATTCCCATCGAGGAGCGCGACGGTCGCGAGCTGCTGGAGGTGGGCGGGCGTCCGGTGGCGGCAGGTGTCGCCGCGGTCAATCCGGTATTCGACGTGACCCCGGCCGACCTGATCGACTTCATCGTCACCGAGAAGGGCGTGGTGGAGCGCCCGGACGCGGCAAAGATGGCTCAGCTGATGTGCCGCAAGCGCCTGCATTGA
- the hisC gene encoding histidinol-phosphate transaminase — MSCDFLALAQPGVQKLSPYVPGKPVDELARELDLDPAGIVKLASNENPLGPSPKALAAIRGELAELTRYPDGNGFELKRRLAARYGVQAAQVTLGNGSNDVLDLVARAYLGPGQNAVFSQYAFAVYPIATQAVGAQGRVVPAKDFGHDLQAMLAAIDGETRVVFVANPNNPTGTWFGPQALSDFLARVPEDVLVVLDEAYIEYAQGDELPDGLDYLARFPNLLVSRTFSKAYGLAALRVGYAISSAQVADVLNRVRQPFNVNSLALAAACAALEDDEYLARSRRANDAGMVQLEEGLRGLGLSWIPSRGNFIAVDFARDTAALNQALLREGVIVRPVAGYGMPHHLRVSIGTAEENARFLAALAKVLDA, encoded by the coding sequence ATGAGTTGTGATTTCCTCGCCCTGGCCCAGCCAGGCGTACAGAAGCTGTCGCCCTATGTGCCGGGCAAGCCGGTAGACGAACTGGCCCGCGAGCTGGATCTCGATCCGGCCGGCATCGTCAAGCTGGCCAGCAACGAGAACCCCCTGGGCCCCAGCCCCAAGGCGCTGGCGGCCATCCGTGGCGAGCTGGCCGAGCTGACCCGCTATCCCGACGGCAATGGCTTCGAGCTCAAGCGCCGGCTGGCCGCCCGCTACGGCGTGCAGGCCGCTCAGGTTACCCTGGGCAACGGCTCCAACGACGTGCTCGACCTGGTCGCCCGCGCCTACCTGGGACCGGGCCAGAATGCGGTGTTCAGCCAGTACGCCTTCGCCGTCTACCCGATCGCCACCCAGGCGGTGGGCGCCCAGGGCAGGGTGGTGCCGGCCAAGGACTTCGGTCACGATCTGCAGGCCATGCTCGCGGCCATCGACGGGGAGACCCGGGTGGTGTTCGTCGCCAACCCGAACAATCCCACCGGCACCTGGTTCGGCCCGCAGGCGTTGAGCGATTTTCTCGCGCGGGTGCCGGAAGACGTGCTGGTGGTGTTGGACGAGGCCTATATCGAGTACGCCCAGGGCGACGAGCTGCCCGACGGCCTCGACTACCTGGCCCGCTTCCCGAATCTGCTGGTCTCGCGCACCTTTTCCAAGGCCTATGGCCTGGCTGCGTTGCGGGTCGGCTATGCCATCAGCTCGGCGCAGGTCGCCGACGTGCTCAATCGCGTGCGCCAGCCGTTCAATGTCAACAGCCTGGCGCTGGCCGCGGCCTGCGCGGCCCTCGAGGATGACGAGTACCTGGCGCGCAGTCGCCGGGCCAACGATGCCGGCATGGTCCAGCTGGAAGAGGGCTTGCGCGGCCTGGGGTTGTCCTGGATCCCCTCGCGCGGCAATTTCATCGCGGTGGATTTTGCCCGCGATACCGCGGCGCTCAATCAGGCTCTGCTGCGTGAAGGGGTGATCGTTCGCCCTGTGGCGGGCTACGGCATGCCCCATCATCTGCGGGTGTCGATTGGCACTGCGGAGGAGAACGCCCGCTTCCTGGCGGCCCTGGCCAAGGTGCTCGACGCGTGA
- the gyrA gene encoding DNA gyrase subunit A, which yields MGELAKEILPVNIEDELQQSYLDYAMSVIVGRALPDARDGLKPVHRRVLFAMSELGNDWNKPYKKSARVVGDVIGKYHPHGDTAVYDTIVRMAQPFSLRYLLVDGQGNFGSVDGDNAAAMRYTEVRMTKLAHELLADLHKETVDWVPNYDGTEQIPAVMPTKIPNLLVNGSSGIAVGMATNIPPHNLGEVIDGCLALIDNGELTVDELMQYIPGPDFPTAAIINGRAGIIEAYRTGRGRIYIRARAEVEDIDKVGGRQQIVVTELPYQLNKARLIEKIAELVKEKKLEGITELRDESDKDGMRIVIELRRGEVPEVILNNLYAQTQMQSVFGINVVALIDGQPKVLNLKDMLEAFILHRREVVTRRTVFELRKARERGHILEGQAVALSNIDPVIALIKASPTPAEAKEALISTAWESAAVEAMVERAGADACRPEDLDPQYGLRDGKYFLSPEQAQAILDLRLHRLTGLEHEKLLAEYQEILTQIGELIRILTDAVRLMEVIREELQAVKAEFGDARRTEILDTRLDLTLADLITEEERVVTISHGGYAKSQPLAAYQAQRRGGKGKSATGIKDEDYIEHLLVANSHATLLLFSSKGKVYWLKTYEIPEASRAARGRPLVNLLPLDEGEWITAMLQIDLEALQQGASGEDELDESLEGEVVEAEALEDADAEAADDEQDEPTGAYIFMATAKGTVKKTPLVQFSRPRSTGLIALKLDEDDTLIAAAVTDGAREVMMFSDGGKVIRFKEKHVRTMGRTARGVRGMRLAEGQQIISMLIPEPGAQILTASERGYGKRTEMVEFPRRGRGGQGVIAMVSNERNGKLVGAVQVLDGEEIMLISDLGTLVRTRVSEVSSLGRNTQGVTLIKLARDEKLVGLERVQEPSAEEDEELDDDETMAAMAAEAVEAVEGGADERPLGEE from the coding sequence ATGGGCGAACTGGCCAAAGAAATCCTCCCGGTCAATATCGAAGACGAACTGCAGCAGTCCTACCTCGATTACGCGATGAGCGTGATCGTCGGGCGGGCTCTGCCGGACGCGCGCGATGGCTTGAAGCCCGTGCACCGTCGCGTGCTCTTCGCAATGAGTGAGCTGGGCAACGACTGGAACAAGCCGTACAAGAAGTCGGCCCGTGTGGTCGGTGACGTGATCGGTAAGTACCACCCCCACGGCGATACGGCGGTGTACGACACCATCGTGCGCATGGCGCAGCCCTTCTCCCTGCGTTACCTGCTGGTCGACGGCCAGGGCAACTTCGGCTCGGTGGACGGCGACAACGCCGCGGCCATGCGTTACACCGAAGTGCGCATGACCAAGCTGGCCCACGAGCTGCTGGCCGACCTGCACAAGGAAACCGTGGACTGGGTGCCGAACTACGACGGCACCGAGCAGATTCCCGCGGTCATGCCGACCAAGATCCCCAACCTGCTGGTCAACGGTTCCAGCGGTATCGCCGTGGGCATGGCGACCAACATCCCGCCGCACAACCTGGGCGAGGTCATCGACGGCTGCCTGGCGCTGATCGACAACGGCGAGCTGACGGTCGATGAGCTGATGCAGTACATCCCCGGCCCGGACTTCCCGACCGCGGCGATCATCAATGGCCGTGCCGGCATCATAGAGGCCTACCGCACCGGTCGCGGGCGCATCTACATCCGCGCCCGCGCCGAGGTCGAGGATATCGACAAGGTGGGCGGCCGCCAGCAGATCGTCGTCACCGAGCTGCCCTACCAGCTGAACAAGGCGCGGCTGATCGAGAAGATCGCCGAGCTGGTCAAGGAGAAGAAGCTCGAGGGCATCACCGAGTTGCGCGACGAGTCGGACAAGGACGGCATGCGCATCGTCATCGAGTTGCGCCGTGGCGAGGTGCCGGAGGTGATCCTCAACAACCTCTATGCCCAGACCCAGATGCAGAGCGTGTTCGGCATCAACGTGGTGGCGCTGATCGACGGCCAGCCGAAGGTGCTCAACCTCAAGGACATGCTCGAGGCCTTCATCCTGCACCGCCGCGAGGTGGTGACCCGGCGCACCGTGTTCGAGCTGCGCAAGGCCCGCGAGCGCGGCCACATCCTCGAAGGCCAGGCGGTGGCGCTGTCCAACATCGACCCGGTGATCGCCCTGATCAAGGCCTCGCCGACTCCGGCCGAGGCCAAGGAGGCGCTGATCTCCACGGCCTGGGAGTCCGCCGCGGTGGAGGCCATGGTCGAGCGCGCCGGCGCCGATGCCTGCCGCCCCGAGGACCTGGACCCGCAGTACGGCCTGCGCGACGGCAAGTACTTCCTTTCGCCGGAGCAGGCCCAGGCCATTCTCGACCTGCGCCTGCATCGCCTGACCGGCCTGGAGCACGAGAAGCTGCTGGCCGAATACCAGGAGATCCTCACCCAGATCGGCGAGCTGATCCGCATCCTCACCGACGCGGTGCGCCTGATGGAGGTCATCCGCGAGGAGCTGCAGGCGGTCAAGGCCGAGTTCGGCGACGCCCGCCGCACCGAGATTCTCGACACCCGCCTGGACCTGACCCTGGCCGACCTGATCACCGAAGAAGAGCGGGTCGTCACCATCTCCCACGGTGGTTATGCCAAGTCGCAACCGCTGGCCGCCTACCAGGCCCAGCGCCGCGGCGGCAAGGGCAAGTCGGCGACCGGGATCAAGGACGAGGACTATATCGAGCACCTGCTGGTCGCCAACAGCCATGCCACCCTGTTGCTGTTCTCCAGCAAGGGCAAGGTGTACTGGCTGAAGACCTACGAGATTCCCGAGGCCTCCCGTGCCGCCCGTGGCCGGCCGCTGGTCAATCTGCTGCCGCTGGACGAGGGCGAGTGGATCACCGCGATGCTGCAGATCGACCTTGAAGCCCTGCAGCAGGGCGCCAGCGGCGAGGACGAGCTGGATGAGTCGCTGGAGGGCGAGGTGGTCGAGGCCGAAGCGCTCGAGGATGCCGACGCCGAAGCGGCCGATGACGAGCAGGACGAGCCGACCGGTGCCTACATCTTCATGGCCACCGCCAAGGGCACGGTGAAGAAGACCCCGCTGGTGCAGTTCAGCCGGCCGCGCAGCACCGGCCTGATCGCCCTCAAGCTGGACGAGGACGACACCCTGATCGCCGCCGCGGTGACCGACGGCGCCCGCGAGGTGATGATGTTCTCCGACGGCGGCAAGGTCATTCGCTTCAAGGAAAAACACGTGCGCACCATGGGTCGCACCGCCCGCGGCGTGCGCGGCATGCGCCTGGCGGAAGGCCAGCAGATCATCTCCATGCTGATTCCCGAGCCGGGCGCGCAGATTCTCACGGCCTCCGAGCGTGGCTACGGCAAGCGCACCGAGATGGTCGAGTTCCCGCGCCGCGGGCGTGGTGGTCAGGGCGTGATCGCCATGGTCAGCAACGAGCGCAACGGCAAGCTGGTCGGTGCGGTGCAGGTGCTCGACGGCGAAGAGATCATGCTGATTTCCGACCTGGGCACCCTGGTGCGCACCCGCGTCAGCGAGGTCTCCAGCCTGGGCCGTAACACCCAGGGCGTGACCCTGATCAAGCTGGCCAGGGACGAGAAGCTGGTGGGGCTGGAGCGCGTGCAGGAGCCGTCCGCGGAAGAGGACGAGGAGCTGGACGACGACGAGACCATGGCGGCGATGGCGGCCGAGGCAGTCGAAGCAGTCGAGGGTGGTGCCGACGAGCGTCCGCTCGGCGAGGAGTGA